The nucleotide window AGCGGCACGGGAGAGCGCACAATGAGTGACAAGATGGTCGTGTTACCCGGCGAGCGTTGCCGAAAGGCCCGTGAAGCCATGGGCTGGACCACGGCAGAGGCGGCAAAACGTATGCACCTCTCTCAATCCTACCTGCTGGCACTGGAAGCTGACGATTACGAGCGCCTGCCCGAGGCCACCTTCGTCAAGGGTTACCTGAAGAACTATGCCCGGCTACTGGGTTTGCCTGCGGATGAAGTGGCAAATACCTTCCAGCAGATGGTTAATGAGGATGCCTTCGACAAGCCGCTGGAGCTGCCGACCCTGCCACGCAAGCCAGGGCTGCTGACCCGTCCACTGATGTGGGTGGTGGCACTGGTCATGATTGGCGTGCTGGCGGTGGTCTTTTGGCCGCAGGGTTCATCTGATTCTGACAGTGCAGAGATGGCTCCGCTTGAGGAGATGTCTGACGAATCGATAGAGAGTAGCGATCCTCTGGACACAGAACTTCAGGACGACGCGGGCACCGCTGAGGTGGGGTCTGCCATGGCGGGCATGACCGCTGACGATGCGGGGCAGCAAACCGGGTCTGCTGAGGATGTGGCCGAAGACAAGGCAGCGGTTCAGGAGCCGGAAATTGATCCGGACATGCTGGCAGATAATGGGCTGGACCGCCTCGTGCTGGATCTCTCTGCAGATTGCTGGATGGAGATTCGCGATGCCAATGGCCGCGTCTTGCGCCAGGGCGTCAAGCCTGCTGGCGCCACCCTGAAGGTGGATGGCAAGGCACCGTTTAGCCTCAAGCTCGGTAATGCGGCTGCGGTGAGCGAACTTTTCCTGAATGGCGAGGCTGTCACCTTGCCGACGGATTCACCCGGTAAAGTCGTTTCTCTCACTCTTCCCTGATTCAGGCCAGGACACACCATGGAACCGGAAGTCAAAATCGAGCGCCGCAAGACCCGACAAATCTTTGTCGGCAAGGTGCCGGTGGGCGGTGATGCACCCATCTCTGTTCAGAGCATGACCAACACTGAAACCTGTGATGTGGACGCCACGGTAGGCCAGATCCAGCGTTTGCAGGATGCTGGTGTGGATATCGTGCGTGTTTCTGTGCCCAGCATGGAAGCGGCCGATGCCTTTGGCGAAATTCGCAAGCGTGTGGACGTGCCTCTCGTGGCGGATATTCACTACGACTACAAGATTGCCCTGGCGGTGGCCGAACGGGGTGTCGACTGCCTCCGTATCAATCCCGGCAATATTGGTCGGGAGGATCGTATCAAGGCGGTGATTCAGTGCGCCAAGGATAACGGGATCCCGATCCGGATCGGTGTGAATGCCGGTTCCCTGGAAAAGGAACTGCAGCGCAAGTATGGCGAGCCGACCTCTGATGCACTGGTGGAGTCTGCCCTGCGTCACGTGGATATTCTCGATCGCCATGACTTCCAGGATTTCAAGGTCAGCGTTAAAGCGTCCAATGTGTTCATGACACTGCAGGCCTACCGCAAATTGTCCCAACAGATTGAGCAGCCCCTCCATCTGGGCGTGACTGAAGCGGGCACGTTTCGCTCCGGTACGGTCAAGTCGGCCGTGGCCCTGGGCTCACTGCTGATGGAAGGCATTGGCGACACCATCCGTATTTCCCTGGCAGCAGACCCGGTGGAAGAGGTGCGGGTGGGCTTTGATATCCTCAAGAGTCTTAACCTGCGCAAGAAGGGCGTGAATATCATTGCCTGCCCCAGCTGTTCCCGTCAGAACTTTGATGTGATCAAGACCGTCAACGAGCTGGAAGCAAGGCTCGAAGATATCAATGAGTCTGTGGATCTGGCCGTGATTGGCTGCCTGGTCAACGGCCCCGGCGAAGCCCGAGAGGCGGACGTGGGACTGACCGGTGGCACGCCCAATAATCTTTCCTACCTTGATGGCGAGAAGAGCCATCATGTCACCAAAGAAGACCTGGTGGACGAGCTGGAACGGATGGTACGGGCCAAGGTAAAGAAACAGCGCGAAGATGAGGCCAAGGGCATCATTGCGAGAAGTGAATGATTGCTCGGACGTCGGAAGCCTGACGTCTGACGCTTGAACCCATAAGGTTTTGCGCCAGATGTTCGCCTCCCGAGGTCTGACGTTTTTAGCAAGGAATTTCCGTGAGTAAAAAAATTACCTCCATTCGCGGGATGAATGACATCCTGCCGGAGCAAACTGGCCTGTGGCAGTGGCTGGAAGACAAGGTGCGTGGTGTGTTGGCCAGTTACGGCTATCAGGAAATCCGCATGCCCATCGTCGAGCAGACGGACCTGTTCAAGCGCAGCATTGGTGAAGTAACGGATATCGTCGAAAAGGAAATGTACACCTTTGACGACCGCAACGGTGACAGCCTGACGCTGCGCCCGGAAGGTACCGCCAGCTGTGTGCGTGCCTGTGAACAGCACGGTCTCCTGTACAACCAGACCCAGCGGCTCTGGTATACCGGCCCCATGTTCCGTCACGAGCGGCCCCAGGCGGGTCGCTATCGCCAGTTCCACCAGATCGGGGTGGAAACCTTTGGCATGACCGGTCCGGATATCGATGCGGAAGTAATCATGATGACCGCGCGGTTGTGGCAGGCCCTGGGTCTGGCCGACAAGGTGACGCTGGAGCTGAACTCCCTGGGTGACAGCGACGACC belongs to Alcanivorax sediminis and includes:
- a CDS encoding RodZ domain-containing protein; this encodes MSDKMVVLPGERCRKAREAMGWTTAEAAKRMHLSQSYLLALEADDYERLPEATFVKGYLKNYARLLGLPADEVANTFQQMVNEDAFDKPLELPTLPRKPGLLTRPLMWVVALVMIGVLAVVFWPQGSSDSDSAEMAPLEEMSDESIESSDPLDTELQDDAGTAEVGSAMAGMTADDAGQQTGSAEDVAEDKAAVQEPEIDPDMLADNGLDRLVLDLSADCWMEIRDANGRVLRQGVKPAGATLKVDGKAPFSLKLGNAAAVSELFLNGEAVTLPTDSPGKVVSLTLP
- the ispG gene encoding flavodoxin-dependent (E)-4-hydroxy-3-methylbut-2-enyl-diphosphate synthase; translation: MEPEVKIERRKTRQIFVGKVPVGGDAPISVQSMTNTETCDVDATVGQIQRLQDAGVDIVRVSVPSMEAADAFGEIRKRVDVPLVADIHYDYKIALAVAERGVDCLRINPGNIGREDRIKAVIQCAKDNGIPIRIGVNAGSLEKELQRKYGEPTSDALVESALRHVDILDRHDFQDFKVSVKASNVFMTLQAYRKLSQQIEQPLHLGVTEAGTFRSGTVKSAVALGSLLMEGIGDTIRISLAADPVEEVRVGFDILKSLNLRKKGVNIIACPSCSRQNFDVIKTVNELEARLEDINESVDLAVIGCLVNGPGEAREADVGLTGGTPNNLSYLDGEKSHHVTKEDLVDELERMVRAKVKKQREDEAKGIIARSE